The following nucleotide sequence is from Solidesulfovibrio carbinolicus.
ACGCATCGGCCGCATCAAGGACGAACTGAAGGAACTGCGCAAGCGCCGGGCCGCCGCCCGGGCCGGCCGGGCCAGGGCCGGTCTGCCGGTGGTGTCGCTGGTGGGCTACACCAACGCCGGCAAATCCACCCTGCTCAACACCCTGACCGGCAGCGCCGTGCTGGCGGAGAACCGCTTGTTCGCCACCTTGGACCCGACCAGCCGCCGGCTGCGCTTCCCCAGCGACCACGAGATCATCCTGACCGACACCGTGGGCTTTATCCGCGAACTGCCCAAGGAACTGAAAGAAGCGTTCCGGGCCACCCTGGAGGAACTGGAAGCGGCCGACCTGCTGGTGGCCGTGGCCGACGCCTCCCACCCCGAGGTGGAAGGCCAAGCCGCCGCCGTGGCCGACATTCTCCAGGAAATGGAGCTTGGCGACACGCCGCGCCTGTTTGTGCTCAACAAATGGGACGCCGTGTCAGAGGAGCGCCGGTGGGAGCTGCGAAACCTCTTTCCCGAAGCCATCGCGCTGTCGGCCAAGACCCGCGACGGCCTTGCCACGCTGACCGACGCCGTTTTGTCCCGGGTGCGTTCCGGGCCGGGGGTTCGGGTGGAGCGAACGAACGGCATCGCCGACGGCGTGGCCGAGGAACCGGCTTCCGGCGACGACACCCCCTGACCGGCCGGGCTTGCGCCCGGCCGGCCGGAAGGAAATGAATCAATAATTCCAGAAGGCAGGGTCAATGGTGTTGTAACGCCCAATGCACTTCTTTTCCTCAGGCGTTCCAGGATCGCATTTGAGCAAATAGTATTTTTCCTCGTAAATATTCCAGCGGCACAAATCAATGGGAGTCACTTCCGAGGCGTTGAGCTTGGGCACCACTGACGCTTCCTCCAAAGCGGCCGCGACGAGTTCCGAACAGAAGAACTCGCTGAAATCCTCATTGTTGTAGGTCGGACCATGACCAAAAATCGGCAACTGGTCCAATGCATCCAGGGCGCTCTTGATGGCCTGAATGGTGTCGTAACCCTTGCCTACTTGGCTGAATAGGAAATTGTAGAAATTCTTCATCCGCTGCGGTGCATTCCGCAGATTTTCCCGCAGCGGCAGCCACCATATTTCCCCATCATACATGTCAATCCTGTTGCTGAGCCGATTGACAATCACGCCATTGAATTTCTGAATCGAAGTCGATTCGATTATCTGGTTAAAAAAACGTCCCGACTCCTCGTGCTGATCACGCTCCGTCGTTTGCAATATGACGCCGACATGGGACACGTTGGAACGCGTCACGCTCTTAATGATCTGCGACACGTCCCCCTTGCCGCTAAACGCGATAACGTCTCCAGGTTTCATGTTCTTTCGTTCCGCCACATAGGATGACGTGATCATGGACATGGTCAACCTCCGAAAAACGTTACCGTTTCGGACAACGCCTTGGAGATCCCGCCGAAACGGGTGCAGACAAACGCTGTGCGGCGTGAGCGCGGATGGTCTCGGAACCGGAGCAAGAACGGGAGCAGGAGCAGGCAGCGCCGCAAGAGCTGTTTCGCTAGTGTATTTTTTATAGGCCAATACGAAACATGTCAATCGCTTTGCCGGTCAGAAACCAGCCGCCGCAACTATTTGCCATAACCCTTTTGATGCATCCCCGAACCGCTCTCCAATACTGCGAATTATCGACGATGTTGTTGCTGGTGGCGTGGAGGACGATCTCATAGGTTTTGAGGCCGGGCCAAGTGGCGTCCAGGCTGGCATCCTCTCTTGCCCGAAGAACAGTTTCCGCGTAAATTCCAACAATAGGACTGAAACGTCGTTCGCTTGATCGGCGAGAAGCCGCTGCCGCGGCCCTGCAAGCGTCGGCCATGCCTCCCCAGGGTTGGCCGAACCTGCCACATTCGCGGACGGACAACATATTCTCGAAATAGGCCTGCACCTGCCGTAAACATCGCAGTGGACAGCAGGCCTTTTTCCACGGAACTCGGACGCAACGTATCGCCAACGCCGAACCAAGCGTGAACGCCACACTCGCTACCGTTGGTGATTCCCCCAACTTCCTGTTCGCGAAAGGACCCTCCATGGCGACAAGCTTCCCTCCCTGGCTCATCTGGTTTGTGGTCGGCCTTGCCGTTTCCTTGTCGGAGCTGGTACTCCCCGGATTTGTCATCCTGTTTTTCGGCCTGGGATGTTTCGGCGCCGCCGCCCTCGCGGCGGTCCTTCCTGAGGCCTATACGGCCCAGGTCGCGACGTTTATTGTGGTCACCATCCTCTCCCTGGCGACCCTGCGCAAAATGGCCATGCGCGTCTTCGTGGGAAAAAGCGAGGCGGCCCCAGGGGAGGAACGGGACCAGAATTTCGTCAAGGCCCGGGTCGTCATCGACCAAGACCTCGCCCCAGGCCAGGAGACCCAGGTCCGGTATCGCGGGTCCGTCTGGAGAGCCCGCGCAGCGGAACACCTTACAGCCAACACGGAAGTTGCCATTGCGGGTTTTGACTCCGCCGACAAGTCCTGCCTTGTCCTGAAGGCCCTCAAACCATCTTGAAAGGAGCCTCTCCCATGACGCCTTCGCTTTTTGCCTTGTCCGCCGTCGCCGTCTTCGTCGTCGTCGTCCTGCTCAAAGGCGCGGTCATCGTGCCGCAAAAAAGCGAGGTCATCATCGAACGCCTCGGAAAATTCAGCCGCAAGCTGGAGGCCGGCTTCCATATCCTTATCCCATTTATCGACCGCGCCGCCTACACGTTCAGCCTCAAGGAACAAGTCATCGACATCCCGCCCCAGGTCTGCATCACCAAGGACAACGTCAGCGTGGAGATTGACGGCATCGTGTACCTGGAGATCCAGGACGCGCAAAAGACCGCCTACGGCATCGACAACTATCTGCGCGCCGCCACGCAAATGGCGCAAACCACCTTGCGCTCCGCCATCGGCAAGATCGATCTGGACAAGACCTTTGAGGAACGGGAAAAGATCAATGTGGAAGTCGTCACGGCCATTGATGAAGCGGCCATGACCTGGGGCGTCAAGGTCCTGCGCTACGAAATCAAGGACATAACGCCCCCGG
It contains:
- a CDS encoding NfeD family protein, producing MATSFPPWLIWFVVGLAVSLSELVLPGFVILFFGLGCFGAAALAAVLPEAYTAQVATFIVVTILSLATLRKMAMRVFVGKSEAAPGEERDQNFVKARVVIDQDLAPGQETQVRYRGSVWRARAAEHLTANTEVAIAGFDSADKSCLVLKALKPS
- a CDS encoding SPFH domain-containing protein, yielding MTPSLFALSAVAVFVVVVLLKGAVIVPQKSEVIIERLGKFSRKLEAGFHILIPFIDRAAYTFSLKEQVIDIPPQVCITKDNVSVEIDGIVYLEIQDAQKTAYGIDNYLRAATQMAQTTLRSAIGKIDLDKTFEEREKINVEVVTAIDEAAMTWGVKVLRYEIKDITPPESVKRAMEAQMTAERQKRADIAASEGLRQAMINQSEGEKQKKINEATGQAAQVTLIAEAEAKKIDLIATATAEGIRKVALTLKEAGGMEAVNMRLAEQYITAFGNLAKTNNTILMPANVADVAGMIGAAMATVKEVKDVKTA